The proteins below are encoded in one region of Telopea speciosissima isolate NSW1024214 ecotype Mountain lineage chromosome 10, Tspe_v1, whole genome shotgun sequence:
- the LOC122644264 gene encoding protein BIG GRAIN 1-like A: protein MEMEKWEKSQREDRYRHARTNPSFSSTLLDAIYRSIDEGDDGGEEEMVLYRETMRKKQSSSVRGSSVLPQEEIANLRRTDLIEQWMEKKVSEKVVVRRKSSVADFDFNPPKLPRDRNSVLFNSTSSSSDSSCGGGFSFSEAESVYGARSSSSGLKPVRTVVSV, encoded by the coding sequence atggagatggagaagtgggaaAAGTCGCAACGAGAAGACAGATATCGACACGCGAGGACAAACCCATCTTTCTCTTCGACCCTTCTGGACGCTATCTATCGCTCTATCGATGAAGGAGACGacggaggagaagaagagatggttcTCTACAGAGAAACTATGAGAAAGAAACAGAGTAGCAGTGTTCGAGGAAGCAGCGTTTTACCGCAGGAAGAGATAGCAAATCTTCGACGAACCGACCTGATCGAacaatggatggagaagaaggtAAGTGAGAAGGTCGTAGTCCGTCGGAAGTCATCAGTGGCGGATTTCGATTTCAACCCACCAAAGTTACCAAGGGATCGGAATTCTGTGTTGTTCAATTCTACTTCAAGTTCCTCAGATTCTAGCTGCGGAggtgggttttctttttctgaagCCGAGTCAGTTTACGGAGCGAGATCAAGTTCCTCAGGTTTGAAACCGGTTCGAACTGTGGTTTCCGTTTAA
- the LOC122643521 gene encoding putative leucine-rich repeat receptor-like serine/threonine-protein kinase At2g24130: MQTSKISQLLNLSSNLLNGTIPAEIDGFNMLQELMLSNNSLTGPIPATLGHITSLGLLDLSNNNLIGEIPPSLGNLSELTYLYLNKNLLSGAIPPEIRHCKDLYRLDLSHNRLKGRIPGELLSGLSEIRMFLNLSHNFLDGNLPLEISKMESVQEIDLISDPSTHWNPSQSQSQSHGVGQTVDHY, from the coding sequence ATGCAAACCTCAAAAATCTCACAACTGTTGAACTTGTCAAGCAACCTTTTAAATGGAACGATTCCAGCAGAGATTGATGGTTTCAACATGCTACAAGAACTTATGTTGTCTAACAACTCACTAACAGGTCCAATTCCAGCTACACTGGGACATATTACTTCATTGGGTCTACTTGACTTGTCAAATAACAATTTAATCGGAGAGATTCCACCAAGTCTAGGGAATCTTAGTGAATTAACTTATTTGTACCTCAACAAAAATCTGCTTTCAGGAGCCATACCTCCAGAGATACGTCACTGCAAGGACTTGTACAGGCTAGATTTGTCTCATAATAGATTAAAAGGGAGGATCCCTGGAGAATTATTATCTGGTCTTAGTGAGATCAGAATGTTTTTGAATCTTTCTCATAATTTTCTTGATGGGAATTTGCCTCTTGAAATTAGCAAGATGGAATCAGTTCAAGAGATTGATCTCATCTCTGATCCTTCAACCCATTGGAACccatctcaatctcaatctcaatctcatgGAGTGGGACAAACAGTGGACCATTACTAA
- the LOC122644265 gene encoding prefoldin subunit 6-like, whose protein sequence is MASSSSSALRELQHELETKANDLSKLQKDIAKNHQVRTKYTIQLGENELVLKELDLLDENANVFKLMGPVLVKQDLAEANANVRKRIDYISAELKRLDGNLQDLEQKQNSKKDAILKLQQRIQALQAGKAKA, encoded by the exons ATGGCGTCTTCGTCTTCTTCGGCTCTTCGAGAACTACAGCACGAGCTGGAGACAAAAGCCAACGATCTCAGTAAGCTCCAAAAAG ATATTGCGAAGAACCATCAAGTGAGAACGAAGTACACCATCCAGCTCGGGGAAAATGAACTTGTTCTCAAA GAGTTGGATCTGTTGGATGAGAATGCTAATGTGTTCAAGTTGATGGGTCCAGTCTTAGTGAAGCAAGACTTGGCTGAGGCAAATGCTAATGTTCGCAAGCGGATTGACTATATCTCCGCTGAATT GAAACGTCTAGATGGTAACCTTCAAGATCTGGAACAGAAACAGAACAGCAAGAAGGATGCA ATCTTAAAACTACAACAAAGAATTCAAGCTCTACAAGCGGGAAAAGCAAAGGCATAA
- the LOC122642749 gene encoding early nodulin-like protein 3 — protein MANTILRLKHHRKSFHTLSLFSTLLLVMQRVGAFEFKVGDANGWTVPTDPSVNTYNQWAETKRFQIGDSLLFDYSADKDSVVQVKKEDYDSCNSTSPIKSYTGGHNSITFNKNGPYYFISGVQENCQKNEKMVIVVMADRSNRSSTTNQTTSASPPSPSGYIENAPAPSPVTEIAPSTPSVESPTSPTPSGASSMFVSAIASIAAFVVSSMLLVL, from the exons ATGGCCAACACCATTCTAAGATTGAAACACCATAGAAAATCATTTCATACTTTGAGTCTCTTTAGTACTCTTCTACTGGTGATGCAAAGAGTTGGTGCATTTGAGTTCAAGGTTGGAGATGCCAATGGATGGACTGTGCCTACTGATCCATCTGTAAACACCTACAATCAATGGGCAGAAACGAAGCGTTTTCAAATTGGCGATTCTCTAT TGTTCGATTACTCAGCTGATAAGGACTCAGTGGTTCAAGTAAAAAAAGAGGACTACGACAGCTGCAACTCAACATCACCCATTAAATCATATACAGGAGGCCACAATTCAATCACGTTTAATAAAAATGGTCCTTACTACTTCATAAGTGGAGTTCAAGAGAATTGCCAGAAGAATGAGAAGATGGTTATTGTGGTCATGGCAGATCGAAGCAACCGATCTTCTACTACAAATCAGACGACCTCAGCATCTCCTCCTTCACCTTCAGGTTACATTGAGAATGCACCAGCTCCTTCTCCTGTTACAGAGATTGCTCCCTCCACTCCTAGTGTGGAGTCTCCCACTTCTCCCACTCCCAGTGGAGCTTCTTCGATGTTCGTGAGTGCAATTGCTTCTATTGCAGCCTTTGTTGTTTCATCTATGCTCTTAGTCCTGTAA